A part of Agromyces protaetiae genomic DNA contains:
- a CDS encoding methyltransferase domain-containing protein — MSHTLSARDEDAVELMDDPAADPEMLARTYARFGTVNAIVSGQRDVYEDWVRPRLSRTSLTRVLDIGTGGADLPLRMLRWASREGVRLEVVAIDPDPRAVAFARSVSVSGLVVRAASSADLADAGERFDVVHSNHVLHHLDGHAFGALLADSERLVAPGGVAVHGDIARSRWGYAGFAAATWPFERNLLKGTFIRADGLTSIRRSFTAPELAAVLPPGWRARRAFPSRLEAVWSPGGDR, encoded by the coding sequence ATGTCACACACGCTCTCCGCGCGCGACGAAGACGCCGTCGAGCTCATGGACGACCCCGCGGCCGACCCCGAAATGCTCGCCCGCACCTACGCCCGCTTCGGCACCGTCAACGCGATCGTGTCGGGCCAGCGCGACGTGTACGAGGACTGGGTGCGACCGCGCCTCTCGCGGACGAGCCTCACGCGCGTGCTCGACATCGGCACGGGCGGCGCCGATCTTCCGCTCAGGATGCTGCGTTGGGCGTCGCGCGAGGGGGTGCGGCTCGAGGTGGTCGCGATCGACCCCGACCCGCGCGCGGTTGCGTTCGCGCGGTCGGTCTCGGTATCGGGGCTCGTCGTGCGGGCCGCGTCGTCGGCCGACCTCGCGGACGCGGGCGAGCGGTTCGACGTCGTGCACTCGAACCACGTGCTCCACCACCTCGACGGGCATGCGTTCGGGGCGCTCCTCGCCGATTCGGAGCGGCTCGTCGCGCCCGGCGGCGTCGCGGTGCACGGCGACATCGCCCGGTCGCGGTGGGGGTACGCGGGGTTCGCGGCGGCGACCTGGCCGTTCGAGCGCAACCTCCTCAAAGGCACGTTCATCCGCGCCGACGGGCTCACGTCGATCCGGCGCAGCTTCACGGCACCGGAGCTCGCTGCGGTGCTGCCGCCGGGTTGGCGGGCGCGGCGGGCGTTCCCGTCGCGGCTCGAGGCGGTGTGGTCGCCTGGCGGCGACCGATGA
- a CDS encoding FAD-dependent monooxygenase, with amino-acid sequence MTDASASPERHDVVIVGAGAVGLLLACLVAQRGYDVVVLERRATAGHRTRAIGIHPPGLAALDAAGVGEAVRDASVPIRAGAVTCDGRVLGRLDFRGEPVRALPQHETEALLEARLAALAPEALRRGVEVVGVREHDGVVEVAMRAVPDVAGAPPRAVHAPVVVGADGVRSTVRDAIGAGWHAERGRAEYVMADTADATGSPDLALLHFERAGVVESFPLPDGRRRWVALVRKPPAAFDPAALATIVRARLGTSVDPVSMTEPTAFTARQRIADRFAAGRIALVGDAAHEVSPIGGQGMNLGWLDALHLDRAIAAALRGSASSSERAGHEASDPFVDYARARRRAALRAMRQAAFNMAMGAPAAGARLRARNALVRLLAVPPVRGQLERAFTMRGL; translated from the coding sequence ATGACGGATGCTTCCGCGTCACCTGAGCGGCACGACGTCGTGATCGTCGGCGCCGGTGCCGTCGGGCTGCTCCTCGCGTGCCTCGTCGCGCAGCGCGGGTACGACGTCGTCGTGCTCGAACGGCGTGCGACGGCGGGGCATCGGACGCGGGCGATCGGCATCCACCCGCCGGGCCTCGCAGCGCTCGACGCAGCAGGGGTGGGCGAGGCGGTTCGGGATGCCTCGGTGCCGATCCGTGCGGGCGCGGTGACGTGCGACGGGCGCGTGCTCGGGCGGCTCGACTTCCGCGGCGAGCCCGTGCGGGCGCTCCCTCAGCATGAGACCGAGGCGCTCCTCGAGGCGCGGCTCGCGGCACTCGCGCCGGAGGCGCTGCGGCGGGGCGTCGAGGTGGTCGGCGTGCGCGAGCACGACGGGGTCGTCGAGGTGGCGATGCGCGCGGTTCCGGATGTCGCGGGCGCGCCGCCGCGGGCGGTGCACGCCCCCGTCGTGGTCGGCGCAGACGGCGTGCGGAGCACCGTGCGCGACGCGATCGGCGCGGGCTGGCACGCGGAGCGCGGGCGTGCCGAGTACGTCATGGCCGACACTGCGGATGCCACGGGCTCACCGGATCTCGCCCTGCTGCACTTCGAGCGGGCCGGGGTCGTCGAGTCGTTCCCGCTCCCCGACGGGCGTCGTCGCTGGGTCGCGCTCGTCCGGAAGCCGCCTGCGGCGTTCGACCCCGCCGCGCTCGCGACGATCGTGCGGGCGCGGCTCGGGACATCCGTCGACCCCGTCTCGATGACCGAGCCGACCGCCTTCACCGCCCGCCAGCGGATCGCCGACCGCTTCGCCGCCGGACGCATCGCACTCGTGGGCGACGCCGCCCACGAGGTGAGCCCCATCGGCGGACAGGGGATGAACCTCGGCTGGCTCGACGCGCTGCACCTCGACCGGGCGATCGCCGCGGCCCTCCGAGGCTCGGCGAGCTCGTCCGAGCGGGCCGGGCACGAGGCATCCGACCCCTTCGTCGACTACGCGCGCGCACGACGGCGTGCCGCGCTCCGCGCGATGCGGCAGGCCGCCTTCAACATGGCGATGGGCGCGCCTGCCGCGGGTGCGCGCTTGCGCGCGCGCAATGCGCTCGTACGCCTCCTCGCCGTGCCGCCCGTGCGCGGGCAGCTCGAGCGGGCGTTCACGATGCGGGGGCTGTGA
- a CDS encoding DJ-1/PfpI family protein — translation MTEPLRIVSLLFPNVTQLDLTGPAQVFRHLPGTEHHLAWHTLDPVPTDAGFSIVPTTTIQDAPQADVLFVPGGQGAFELFDDAVALDFLRRQAPGARYVTSVCTGSFALGAAGLLDGRRATSHWGSLPLLEGLGAIPVAERVVRDGNVVTGAGVSSGIDFALTLAAEIFGPEVAKGVQLGIEYDPAPPFDAGAPGRPEANPAQVEATRASAAANRGPLVEKAAARLAERRAAAESAG, via the coding sequence GTGACCGAGCCGCTGCGGATCGTCTCGCTCCTCTTCCCGAACGTCACGCAACTGGATCTGACCGGGCCGGCCCAGGTGTTCCGGCATCTGCCCGGCACCGAGCACCACCTCGCGTGGCACACGCTCGACCCCGTGCCGACCGATGCGGGCTTCTCGATCGTGCCGACGACGACGATTCAGGATGCCCCGCAGGCCGACGTGCTGTTCGTCCCCGGCGGTCAAGGCGCGTTCGAGCTGTTCGACGACGCGGTCGCGCTCGACTTCCTGCGTCGGCAGGCGCCCGGCGCCCGGTACGTCACGAGCGTGTGCACAGGCTCGTTCGCGCTCGGCGCCGCGGGTCTCCTCGACGGCAGGCGTGCGACGAGCCACTGGGGCTCGCTGCCGCTGCTCGAGGGTCTCGGCGCGATCCCCGTCGCCGAGCGCGTCGTGCGCGACGGCAACGTCGTGACGGGCGCGGGCGTGTCGAGCGGGATCGACTTCGCGTTGACGCTCGCGGCCGAGATATTCGGGCCGGAGGTCGCAAAAGGCGTGCAGCTCGGCATCGAGTACGACCCGGCGCCGCCGTTCGACGCAGGCGCGCCAGGTCGGCCCGAGGCGAACCCCGCGCAGGTCGAGGCCACCCGTGCGAGCGCCGCTGCAAACCGCGGTCCGCTCGTCGAGAAGGCGGCCGCGCGGCTCGCGGAACGCCGGGCCGCAGCGGAGTCGGCCGGGTAG
- a CDS encoding nitroreductase family deazaflavin-dependent oxidoreductase has product MPLQGEYAPSTSEWARVQAEKFEETAGGEANTLRGRPIIVLTTVGAKSGKLRKTALMRVEHDGEYAVVASRGGAPEHPQWYWNLLKNPHVELQDGAEKHDYVARELEGAEYDTWWARANETWPDYDGYQTKTERRIPVFVLERAQVL; this is encoded by the coding sequence ATGCCGCTTCAGGGAGAGTACGCGCCGAGCACGTCGGAGTGGGCGCGTGTCCAGGCCGAGAAGTTCGAGGAGACCGCGGGCGGCGAGGCGAACACGCTGCGCGGGCGGCCGATCATCGTGCTCACGACGGTCGGTGCGAAGTCGGGCAAGCTCCGCAAGACCGCGCTCATGCGCGTCGAGCACGACGGCGAGTACGCGGTCGTCGCCTCGCGCGGCGGCGCGCCCGAGCACCCGCAGTGGTACTGGAACCTGCTGAAGAACCCGCACGTCGAACTGCAAGACGGAGCGGAGAAGCACGACTACGTCGCCCGCGAGCTCGAGGGCGCCGAATACGACACGTGGTGGGCGCGCGCCAACGAGACCTGGCCCGACTACGACGGCTACCAGACGAAGACCGAGCGGCGGATCCCCGTGTTCGTGCTCGAGCGCGCGCAGGTGCTGTGA
- a CDS encoding FitA-like ribbon-helix-helix domain-containing protein → MPRMLQVRNLPDDVHAKLKARAAAERMTLSDYVARELAKLVEYRSNAEILQALRARNLERRGGVPPTPEEVEAEKQAIVDAIRAERESR, encoded by the coding sequence ATGCCGCGCATGCTGCAAGTCCGGAACCTCCCCGACGACGTCCACGCCAAGCTCAAGGCCCGGGCCGCCGCCGAGCGCATGACGCTGTCCGACTACGTCGCCCGTGAGCTCGCGAAACTCGTCGAGTACCGCTCGAACGCCGAGATCCTCCAGGCGCTGCGGGCGCGCAATCTGGAGCGTCGTGGTGGCGTGCCGCCGACCCCCGAAGAGGTCGAGGCCGAGAAGCAGGCGATCGTCGACGCCATCCGCGCCGAGCGCGAGTCGCGCTGA
- a CDS encoding type II toxin-antitoxin system VapC family toxin, translating into MPLASRGPVVADAAAILHTLRSKIGDRITELVEASDLHAPTVVDYEVLSGLRRQALHRTITESAARESVEAFEVLEVTRHPAHAIRRRIWELRHRFTAYDAGYVALAEALGIPLVTLDRRLAREAERHCDVIVG; encoded by the coding sequence ATGCCGCTCGCGTCACGCGGGCCCGTGGTGGCCGATGCCGCGGCGATCCTCCACACGCTGCGGTCGAAGATCGGCGACCGCATCACCGAACTCGTCGAGGCATCCGACCTCCACGCGCCGACCGTCGTCGACTACGAGGTGCTCTCGGGGCTTCGCAGACAGGCGCTCCACCGGACGATCACCGAGTCGGCCGCCCGCGAGTCCGTCGAGGCCTTCGAAGTGCTCGAGGTGACGAGGCACCCGGCCCACGCGATCCGCCGCCGCATCTGGGAACTCCGCCACCGGTTCACCGCGTACGACGCCGGCTACGTCGCCCTCGCCGAAGCGCTCGGCATCCCTCTCGTGACACTCGACCGGCGCCTCGCGCGCGAGGCCGAGCGGCACTGCGACGTGATCGTCGGCTGA
- a CDS encoding ATP-dependent Clp protease ATP-binding subunit → MQGAPSSQDEQKSALEQFGVNLTDLAKQGKLDPVIGRDAEIRRVSQVLTRRTKNNPVLIGEPGVGKTAVVEGLAQRIVAGDVAESLKSKQLVSLDIAALVAGAMYRGQFEERLKSVLKEIDESEGEIITFVDELHLLMGAGGGEGSVAASNMLKPMLARGELHLIGATTLDEYREYIEKDAALERRFQQVYVGEPSVEDTVAILRGLKGRYEAHHGVTITDAALVAAASLSNRYITARQLPDKAIDLIDEAMSRLKMEIDSSPVEIDQLKREVDRMKLEELALKKEKDDASKERLAKLRETLVGKERDLATLEARWARERLGLNRVGELKKQLDEATTQRDLALREGNYPKASKLEYETIAQLQRDIVAAEQADESGGTGDPAEPRMVNEQVTEEDIAAVIAAWTGIPVGKLMQGETEKLLHLEAELGKRLIGQKPAVAAVADAVRRSRAGISDPNRPTGSFLFLGPTGVGKTELAKALAEFLFDDEHAMVRIDMSEYGEKHSVSRLVGAPPGYIGYEQGGQLTEAVRRRPYSVILLDEVEKAHPEVFDVLLQVLDDGRLTDGQGRTVDFRNVILILTSNLGSQYLVDPTLSWPEKEEAVLQTVRQSFKPEFLNRLDDIVVFAALSEAELASIVNLYIDRLSARLHERRLELGVTPDARAWLAERGYDPLYGARPLRRLMQREIDDRLARALLDGSVRDGDHVMVELAADGEGLVVSRVAGQGRSDASGATSADDDVIDAEIVE, encoded by the coding sequence ATGCAGGGCGCGCCGAGCTCGCAAGACGAGCAGAAGTCGGCGCTCGAACAGTTCGGCGTGAACCTCACCGACCTCGCGAAGCAGGGCAAGCTCGACCCCGTCATCGGGCGGGATGCCGAAATCCGTCGAGTCAGTCAGGTGCTCACGCGACGCACGAAGAACAACCCCGTGCTCATCGGCGAGCCCGGCGTCGGCAAGACCGCCGTCGTCGAGGGGCTCGCGCAGCGCATCGTCGCGGGCGACGTCGCCGAGTCGCTCAAGTCGAAGCAGCTCGTCTCGCTCGACATCGCCGCGCTCGTCGCGGGCGCGATGTACCGCGGGCAGTTCGAGGAGCGGCTGAAGAGCGTGCTCAAAGAGATCGACGAGTCCGAGGGCGAGATCATCACCTTCGTCGACGAGCTGCACCTCCTCATGGGCGCCGGCGGCGGCGAAGGCTCGGTCGCGGCCTCCAACATGCTGAAGCCCATGCTCGCGCGCGGCGAGCTGCACCTCATCGGCGCGACGACGCTCGACGAGTACCGCGAGTACATCGAGAAGGACGCCGCCCTCGAACGCCGCTTCCAGCAGGTCTACGTCGGCGAGCCGTCGGTCGAAGACACCGTCGCGATCCTCCGCGGACTCAAGGGCCGCTACGAGGCGCACCACGGCGTCACGATCACCGACGCCGCACTCGTCGCCGCGGCATCCCTCTCGAACCGCTACATCACCGCGCGCCAACTGCCCGACAAGGCCATCGACCTCATCGACGAGGCCATGTCGCGCCTCAAGATGGAGATCGACTCGAGCCCCGTCGAGATCGACCAGCTCAAGCGCGAGGTCGACCGCATGAAGCTCGAAGAGCTCGCCCTCAAGAAAGAGAAAGACGACGCGTCGAAGGAGCGGCTCGCGAAGCTTCGCGAAACGCTCGTCGGCAAGGAGCGCGACCTCGCGACGCTCGAAGCGCGCTGGGCGCGCGAGCGACTGGGCCTCAACCGCGTCGGCGAGCTCAAGAAGCAGCTCGACGAGGCGACGACCCAGCGCGACCTCGCGCTGCGCGAGGGCAACTACCCGAAGGCGTCCAAGCTCGAGTACGAGACGATCGCGCAGCTCCAGCGCGACATCGTGGCGGCCGAGCAGGCCGATGAGTCAGGCGGCACTGGTGACCCTGCCGAACCGCGCATGGTCAACGAGCAGGTGACCGAAGAGGACATCGCCGCCGTCATCGCCGCCTGGACGGGCATCCCCGTCGGCAAGCTCATGCAGGGCGAGACCGAGAAGCTCCTGCACCTCGAGGCCGAACTCGGGAAGCGCCTCATCGGGCAGAAGCCCGCCGTCGCGGCCGTCGCCGACGCCGTGCGCCGCTCGCGGGCGGGCATCAGCGACCCCAACCGCCCCACCGGGTCGTTCCTCTTCCTCGGCCCGACGGGCGTCGGCAAGACCGAGCTCGCGAAGGCGCTCGCCGAGTTCCTCTTCGACGACGAGCACGCGATGGTGCGCATCGACATGTCGGAGTACGGCGAGAAGCACTCGGTGTCGCGCCTCGTCGGCGCCCCTCCCGGGTACATCGGGTACGAGCAGGGCGGGCAGCTCACCGAGGCCGTGCGGCGCCGACCGTACTCGGTGATCCTCCTCGACGAGGTCGAGAAGGCGCATCCCGAGGTGTTCGACGTGCTGCTCCAGGTGCTCGACGACGGCCGTCTCACCGACGGGCAGGGGCGCACGGTCGACTTCCGGAACGTCATCCTCATCCTCACGTCGAACCTCGGGTCGCAGTACCTCGTCGACCCGACGCTCTCGTGGCCCGAGAAAGAGGAAGCGGTGCTGCAGACCGTGCGGCAATCGTTCAAGCCCGAGTTCTTGAACCGGCTCGACGACATCGTCGTGTTCGCGGCGCTCAGCGAAGCCGAGCTCGCGTCGATCGTGAACCTCTACATCGACCGGCTCAGCGCGCGACTGCACGAGCGGCGCCTCGAGCTCGGCGTCACGCCCGACGCGCGCGCCTGGCTCGCCGAGCGCGGCTACGACCCGCTCTATGGCGCACGGCCGCTCCGCAGGCTCATGCAGCGCGAGATCGACGACCGGCTCGCGAGGGCCCTGCTCGACGGCTCGGTGCGCGACGGCGACCACGTCATGGTCGAGCTCGCGGCCGACGGCGAGGGGCTCGTCGTGTCGCGCGTGGCCGGGCAGGGTAGGTCGGATGCCTCGGGGGCGACGTCTGCCGACGACGACGTGATCGACGCCGAGATCGTCGAATAG
- a CDS encoding VOC family protein translates to MDWKIELIFVPVTDVDRAKDFYVKIGFNADHDQRPFDGLRFVQLTPPGSACSIAIGEGLGIDLEPGRQNTIQVVVPDADEALAHLRGLGVEADGVEELDWGRFVSFADPDGNRWTLQQLPARG, encoded by the coding sequence ATGGACTGGAAGATCGAGCTCATCTTCGTACCGGTGACCGACGTCGACCGGGCGAAGGACTTCTACGTGAAGATCGGCTTCAACGCCGACCACGACCAACGGCCGTTCGACGGCCTGCGGTTCGTGCAGCTGACGCCGCCGGGGTCGGCCTGCTCGATCGCGATCGGCGAAGGGCTCGGCATCGACCTCGAGCCCGGGCGCCAGAACACGATCCAGGTCGTCGTGCCCGACGCCGACGAAGCGCTCGCGCATCTGCGGGGGCTCGGCGTCGAGGCCGACGGCGTCGAAGAGCTCGATTGGGGTCGATTCGTGTCGTTCGCCGATCCCGACGGCAACCGCTGGACGCTGCAGCAGTTGCCCGCCCGAGGCTGA
- a CDS encoding carboxylesterase/lipase family protein, which produces MLVLREDGTRADASRSLIVETDRGAVRGIRRRGVRIWRGIPYAASTAGRGRFRAPRDAPGWSGVRDASRFGPVAPQRRNGQFLGAPDRLARSEDCLTVNVIAPDERGTAGGGAGRSGRTGLRPVMVFIHGGAYTVGSSREYPHQGERLVRAYGVVSVSFNYRLGALGWLDFRAYAQPGHPFDVNVGLRDQVAALEWVRRNIGAFGGDPSRVTLYGESSGANAVTTLMTVPAAEGLFARAIAQSSPANAVYLPETAATWAREYVAELSRLVDEDDVEGEAVDEAGRMLRTADTELLCEAATALAVRTPDEYPGTISFAPVIDGDFLPHRPLDAFRDGLAHRVPLIIGTNDREGSLFEGRIGILPTTKPRIRAIFANTKKPARKAIKRRYPGLPERRAAADFGGDFTFWYPSVKVAERHSRYAPVFAYRFDAAPRTARLLELDATHGLELFALFEKFDTPVGTALTVLGGRRMFRGVGRRMQRHWTAFAASGRPGEGWPEYEERHRRTLVFDRVDRVVLDPRRKKRLAWQEFVPHV; this is translated from the coding sequence ATGCTCGTGCTGCGGGAGGACGGTACGCGGGCGGACGCCTCGCGCTCGCTCATCGTCGAGACCGACCGGGGTGCGGTGCGCGGCATCCGCCGTCGCGGGGTACGGATCTGGCGCGGCATCCCGTACGCCGCGTCGACCGCGGGCCGTGGCCGATTCCGCGCTCCGCGCGACGCACCCGGCTGGAGCGGCGTGCGCGACGCGAGCCGGTTCGGGCCGGTCGCGCCGCAGCGCCGCAACGGGCAGTTCCTCGGTGCGCCCGACCGACTCGCCCGCAGCGAGGACTGCCTGACGGTCAACGTCATCGCACCCGACGAGCGCGGCACAGCTGGCGGCGGTGCCGGGCGCTCCGGTCGAACCGGTCTGCGGCCCGTCATGGTCTTCATCCACGGCGGCGCGTACACCGTCGGGTCGTCGCGCGAGTATCCGCACCAGGGCGAGCGGCTCGTGCGTGCGTACGGCGTCGTCTCGGTCTCGTTCAACTACCGGTTGGGCGCCCTCGGGTGGCTCGACTTCCGCGCATACGCGCAGCCGGGGCATCCGTTCGATGTCAACGTCGGCCTCCGCGACCAGGTCGCCGCACTCGAGTGGGTGCGCCGCAATATCGGCGCCTTCGGCGGCGACCCCTCTCGCGTGACGCTCTACGGCGAGTCGTCGGGCGCGAACGCGGTCACGACCCTCATGACCGTGCCGGCGGCCGAGGGGCTCTTCGCGCGGGCGATCGCGCAGTCGTCGCCCGCGAACGCCGTCTACCTGCCCGAGACGGCGGCGACGTGGGCGCGCGAGTACGTCGCAGAGCTCAGTCGGCTCGTCGACGAGGACGACGTCGAAGGCGAGGCGGTCGACGAAGCGGGCCGGATGCTTCGCACCGCCGACACCGAACTCCTGTGCGAGGCCGCGACGGCCCTCGCGGTGCGCACGCCCGACGAGTACCCCGGGACGATCAGCTTCGCACCCGTCATCGACGGCGACTTCTTGCCCCATCGGCCGCTCGATGCCTTCCGCGACGGCCTCGCCCACCGCGTGCCGCTGATCATCGGCACGAACGACCGCGAGGGGTCGCTCTTCGAGGGACGCATCGGCATCCTCCCGACGACGAAGCCGCGCATCCGCGCGATCTTCGCCAACACGAAGAAGCCGGCGCGCAAGGCCATCAAGCGCCGCTACCCGGGCCTCCCCGAGCGGCGGGCCGCGGCCGACTTCGGCGGCGACTTCACGTTCTGGTACCCGAGCGTCAAGGTCGCCGAACGCCACTCGCGCTACGCGCCCGTGTTCGCGTACCGGTTCGACGCGGCCCCGCGCACCGCGCGTCTCCTCGAGCTCGACGCGACGCACGGGCTCGAGCTCTTCGCCCTGTTCGAGAAGTTCGACACCCCCGTCGGCACGGCGCTCACGGTGCTCGGCGGCAGGCGGATGTTCCGCGGGGTCGGGCGGCGGATGCAACGGCACTGGACGGCATTCGCGGCGAGCGGGCGACCCGGCGAGGGATGGCCCGAGTACGAGGAACGGCACCGCCGCACACTCGTGTTCGACCGGGTCGACCGCGTCGTCCTCGATCCTCGGCGCAAGAAGCGCCTGGCGTGGCAGGAGTTCGTACCGCACGTGTGA
- a CDS encoding MFS transporter produces MLGIRSFWAALPVEGRWLLSTVAIQTLGRGLTLPFTIIYLHEVRGFDLALSGTLMALIAVTGLVVTGPGGALIDRFGAKPVLLAGLTAMIAGCTLLAFATDPVTAGVALVLIGVNFGVSWPGFNALIASVVEGEVRQQYFGINFALVNLGIGVGGIVGGFFVDVHEPATFVAIFLVDAATSLIPMALLLGPLRHVRTHAEHEDDAGEASDKAPSTYLEILRQPAVLWITLLTFVAMFIGYGQMEAGFPAFARQVSGVSTQTIGFAFAVNTAVIVLVQFLVLKVITGKRRTRVMQVMALTWAVSWLVLGATGLVPDTVVAAIGVLAFMGVFAFGETMLQPTVPAVYNDLASDRARGRYNAINAAAFQGGAITGPVAAGLLLGHGLDAWFIAAMVAGCVAIAVLALALERRISPKVNGVTASEPEPATE; encoded by the coding sequence GTGCTCGGTATCCGATCGTTCTGGGCGGCCCTTCCCGTCGAAGGCAGATGGCTGCTATCGACGGTCGCGATCCAGACGCTCGGGCGCGGTCTGACGCTGCCGTTCACGATCATCTACCTGCACGAGGTACGCGGGTTCGACCTCGCACTGTCGGGCACGCTCATGGCGCTCATCGCGGTCACGGGGCTCGTCGTGACCGGGCCCGGCGGCGCGCTCATCGACCGGTTCGGCGCGAAGCCCGTGCTGCTCGCGGGGCTCACGGCGATGATCGCGGGCTGCACGCTCCTCGCGTTCGCAACCGACCCCGTGACGGCGGGCGTGGCGCTCGTGCTCATCGGCGTCAACTTCGGCGTCTCGTGGCCGGGATTCAACGCCCTCATCGCGTCGGTCGTCGAGGGCGAGGTGCGCCAGCAGTACTTCGGCATCAACTTCGCGCTCGTGAACCTCGGCATCGGCGTCGGCGGCATCGTCGGCGGGTTCTTCGTCGACGTGCACGAGCCCGCGACGTTCGTCGCGATCTTCCTGGTGGATGCCGCGACGAGCCTCATTCCGATGGCGCTCCTGCTCGGGCCGCTGAGGCACGTGCGCACGCACGCGGAGCACGAAGACGACGCGGGCGAGGCATCCGACAAGGCTCCTTCGACCTACCTCGAGATCCTCCGACAGCCCGCGGTGCTGTGGATCACGCTCCTCACGTTCGTCGCCATGTTCATCGGGTACGGGCAGATGGAGGCGGGGTTCCCGGCGTTCGCGCGGCAGGTCTCGGGGGTGTCGACGCAGACCATCGGGTTCGCGTTCGCGGTGAACACCGCGGTCATCGTGCTCGTGCAGTTCCTCGTGCTGAAGGTCATCACGGGCAAGCGCCGCACTCGCGTCATGCAGGTCATGGCGCTCACGTGGGCGGTGTCCTGGCTCGTCCTCGGAGCGACGGGGCTCGTGCCCGACACGGTGGTCGCCGCGATCGGCGTGCTCGCGTTCATGGGCGTCTTCGCCTTCGGAGAGACGATGCTTCAGCCGACCGTGCCTGCGGTGTACAACGACCTCGCGAGCGACCGCGCACGCGGGCGGTACAACGCGATCAACGCCGCGGCGTTCCAGGGCGGGGCGATCACGGGCCCGGTCGCTGCGGGGCTCCTCCTCGGCCACGGGCTCGACGCCTGGTTCATCGCCGCGATGGTGGCCGGCTGCGTCGCGATCGCGGTGCTCGCGCTCGCGCTCGAGCGACGGATCTCGCCGAAGGTGAACGGGGTGACTGCAAGCGAGCCCGAGCCCGCCACCGAGTAG
- a CDS encoding aromatic ring-opening dioxygenase LigA encodes MSENDFETGGAAVLNRGQVRVVRLTGLAGVIIGIAMVLVAIAAWIFVSAELRSENITISDDAPILAGQQVGGPISAYVQAEVIRSHSLDMAGGKTFAELDREDPLRATVMNGSFLRASLFTSVISYGLALLAMGVGVMFILFGWSLRTVIPPLRKTS; translated from the coding sequence ATGTCGGAGAACGACTTCGAGACCGGCGGCGCGGCGGTGCTCAACCGAGGGCAGGTCCGCGTCGTGCGGCTCACGGGGCTGGCCGGCGTCATCATCGGCATTGCGATGGTCCTCGTCGCGATCGCGGCGTGGATCTTCGTGTCGGCCGAGTTGCGCTCGGAGAACATCACCATCTCCGACGACGCGCCCATTCTCGCCGGACAGCAGGTGGGCGGCCCGATCAGCGCCTACGTGCAGGCAGAGGTCATCCGTTCGCACTCGCTCGACATGGCGGGCGGCAAGACCTTCGCCGAGCTCGATCGCGAAGACCCGCTGCGGGCCACCGTCATGAACGGCTCGTTCCTGCGGGCTTCGCTCTTCACCTCGGTCATCTCCTATGGTCTCGCCCTGCTCGCGATGGGCGTCGGGGTCATGTTCATCCTGTTCGGCTGGTCGCTCCGGACGGTCATTCCGCCGCTGCGGAAGACCTCGTAG
- a CDS encoding DUF2510 domain-containing protein, which yields MTDNATAFAPGWYPDPSNEKPLRWYDGRVWTRHVSVEGGSAPAVRPEGGKADAAPSLPVGSKVYTTWIWVLAALPLVSYPFAAVLDYAERSGAGWLPSDLTWVVALGFAVWFAVLDFRALGDLGYSNRFSWAWVILAISVYPIGRSIRVAREAGGRGLRPLWITLAGFAVLVAIWFVQAAGGNTYGFPISIHTSHSVSHSETVTVG from the coding sequence GTGACCGACAACGCCACCGCGTTCGCCCCCGGCTGGTACCCAGACCCGAGCAACGAGAAGCCGCTGCGCTGGTACGACGGCCGGGTGTGGACCCGTCATGTCTCGGTCGAGGGCGGGAGTGCTCCCGCCGTCCGGCCGGAGGGCGGCAAAGCCGACGCTGCCCCGTCGCTCCCCGTCGGCTCGAAGGTCTACACGACCTGGATCTGGGTGCTCGCCGCGCTTCCGCTCGTGTCGTACCCCTTCGCCGCCGTCCTCGACTACGCGGAGCGGTCGGGGGCGGGCTGGCTGCCGTCCGATCTCACCTGGGTGGTCGCGCTCGGCTTCGCGGTCTGGTTCGCGGTCCTCGACTTCCGCGCGCTCGGCGACCTCGGGTACTCGAACCGGTTCTCGTGGGCGTGGGTCATCCTCGCCATCTCCGTCTACCCGATCGGCCGCTCGATCCGCGTCGCCCGTGAGGCCGGCGGGCGCGGCCTCCGGCCGCTGTGGATCACGCTCGCCGGTTTCGCGGTGCTCGTCGCGATCTGGTTCGTGCAGGCGGCGGGCGGCAACACCTACGGGTTCCCGATCTCCATCCACACGTCGCACAGCGTCAGCCACTCCGAGACGGTCACCGTCGGCTGA